The Vicia villosa cultivar HV-30 ecotype Madison, WI linkage group LG1, Vvil1.0, whole genome shotgun sequence genome includes a region encoding these proteins:
- the LOC131610709 gene encoding uncharacterized protein LOC131610709: protein MMKSRKIDSFFKRKERDEENNASISEPQTVLENPRIEENVNRVYPDPDDIENSLERDPGKRPSMWEYPLNQMDEIRRAYLKWGPYQIQLEQYPLSGKEDHKRRFQYAWFSIFPSWLEYSPSEDASYCLPCYLFSKRPSGRPGSDVFISTGFRSWKKVRNGKNCAFLKHIGMDPCSPHNNAMKACQDLLNQDGHIRNIVQAQSLIDIKKNRLRLKTSIDSVRWLTFQACAFRGHDESKESLNQGNFLQLIKLLACYNDEVAKVVLENAPSNSKYTSHHIQKEILHILSSRVKKHIREEIGDSKFCILVDEARDESKKEQMSLVLRFVDKDGFIQERFFGLARVHDTTSLTLKQKVCDILSQHDLDVSNIRGQGYDGASNMRGEWNGLQALFMKDCPYAYYVHCFAHRLQLALVTAAREVKPIHQFFDKITLIVNVVCSSTKRHDELQASQLEEIEHLLEIGEIVTGRGENQIGTLRRAGDTRWGSHYSSISSLINMYEATCTVSKKFAKEGSNYASRGDADSAYNHLKSFDFIFILHLMKEIMSVTNMLCQALQQQSQDVVNAMHLVCTTKTLIQELREDGWDKLFTCVKSFCEKHNIEIPDLDDVHSTTRFGRSRLEENQVTIEHYFRVEIFFTTIDKQLQELNSRFSEQAIDLLTLSCALSPKDNYKAFNFDIICTLVEKYYPMDFNEQERINLQFQLRHFIIDARQATSLKNLSTIQDLCSSMVATRKNEIYYLIDRLVRLVMTLPVSTATTERSFSAMKIIKTRLRSKMEADFLGDSMMIHIEREIAANIDSETIIDDFKLLKERRALL, encoded by the coding sequence atgatgaagagtaGAAAAATTGATTCTTTTTTCAAGAGGAAAGAAAGAGATGAAGAAAATAATGCTTCTATATCAGAACCTCAAACAGTTTTAGAGAATCCAAGAATTGAAGAAAATGTGAATAGAGTTTACCCGGATCCGGATGACATTGAGAATTCTTTAGAACGTGATCCTGGAAAACGTCCTTCAATGTGGGAATATCCACTAAACCAAATGGATGAAATACGGAGAGCTTATTTGAAATGGGGTCCATATCAAATTCAATTAGAGCAATATCCATTGTCTGGTAAAGAAGACCATAAAAGAagatttcaatatgcttggtttaGCATTTTTCCTTCATGGTTAGAATATTCACCTTCAGAAGATGCGTCTTATTGTTTACCATGCTATCTTTTTAGCAAAAGACCAAGTGGTCGTCCGGGTTCAGATGTCTTCATTTCTACAGGTTTTAGAAGTTGGAAGAAAGTTAGAAATGGAAAGAATTGTGCCTTTCTTAAACACATAGGGATGGATCCTTGTTCACCACACAACAATGCTATGAAAGCTTGTCAAGACTTGTTGAATCAAGATGGGCACATTAGGAACATTGTTCAAGCTCAAAGTTTGATTGACATTAAGAAGAATCGATTACGTCTCAAGACTTCAATTGACTCAGTTCGTTGGTTAACTTTTCAAGCTTGTGCTTTTAGAGGTCATGATGAAAGTAAAGAATCATTAAACCAAGGTAATTTTCTTCAATTGATAAAACTCTTGGCATGTTACAATGATGAAGTTGCAAAAGTTGTGTTAGAAAATGCTCCATCTAATAGCAAGTATACTTCACATCACATTCAAAAAGAGATCTTGCATATTCTCTCAAGTAGGGTGAAAAAGCATATACGTGAAGAGATTGGTGATTCTAAATTCTGTATTCTTGTAGATGAAGCTCGTGATGAATCTAAAAAAGAGCAAATGTCTCTTGTTTTAAGATTTGTTGATAAAGATGGTTTCATACAAGAGAGGTTTTTTGGTCTTGCACGTGTTCATGACACTACATCTTTAACTCTTAAGCAAAAAGTATGTGATATACTTTCTCAACATGACCTTGATGTTTCTAACATTCGTGGTCAAGGATATGATGGTGCTAGCAATATGAGAGGAGAATGGAACGGTTTACAAGCATTATTTATGAAGGATTGTCCTTATGCCTATTATGTTCATTGTTTTGCTCATCGGTTGCAACTTGCCTTAGTTACTGCAGCAAGAGAAGTTAAACCAATTCATCAATTCTTTGATAAGATAACTCTTATTGTGAATGTTGTTTGTTCTTCTACAAAGCGCCATGATGAGTTACAAGCTTCTCAATTAGAGGAAATTGAACATTTGTTAGAGATTGGTGAGATTGTAACTGGTAGAGGTGAAAATCAAATTGGTACTTTGAGACGTGCTGGGGATACTCGTTGGGGATCACACTACTCTTCTATTTCTAGCTTGATCAATATGTATGAAGCAACTTGTACCGTTTCTAAAAAATTTGcaaaggagggatcaaattatgCTTCACGTGGAGATGCTGATAGTGCTTACAATCACTTGAAGTCGTTTGATTTTATATTCATATTGCATCTGATGAAAGAGATCATGAGTGTCACAAATATGCTctgtcaagccttacaacaacaaTCCCAGGATGTAGTTAATGCTATGCATTTGGTTTGTACAACAAAAACTCTTATTCAAGAATTGAGAGAAGATGGTTGGGATAAATTGTTTACTTGTGTGAAGTCTTTTTGTGAAAAGCATAATATTGAGATTCCTGATCTTGATGATGTTCATTCAACAACAAGATTTGGTCGTTCTCGTCTTGAAGAGAATCAGGTAACCATTGAGCATTATTTTAGAGTTGAAATATTTTTTACTACCATTGACAAACAACTACAAGAGTTGAATAGCAGATTTAGTGAGCAAGCCATTGATTTGTTAACTCTAAGTTGTGCTTTATCTCCCAAGGATAACTATAAGGCTTTTAACTTTGATATTATTTGCACTCTAGTTGAAAAATATTATCCTATGGACTTTAATGAGCAAGAGAGAATTAATTTGCAATTTCAACTTCGACATTTTATTATTGACGCTCGTCAAGCAACGAGTTTGAAGAATTTATCAACTATTCAAGACTTGTGTTCCTCTATGGTTGCAACTAGAAAGAATGAAATTTACTATTTGATTGATAGATTGGTCCGCCTTGTCATGACTCTTCCTGTATCTACGGCCACTACTGAAAGATCTTTTTCGGCAATGAAAATTATCAAGACAAGATTGAGAAGTAAAATGGAAGCTGATTTTTTAGGAGATAGCATGATGATTCACATTGAAAGAGAAATTGCTGCAAACATTGATTCTGAGACTATTATTGATGATTTCAAGCTACTCAAAGAACGTAGAGCATTGTTATAA
- the LOC131643331 gene encoding methylthioribose kinase-like, with protein MSNFSEFQPLNENTLIEYIKSIPALSSKLNNNFSDISVKEVGDGNLNFVFIVSNSTGSLVIKQALPYVRCIGESWPMTKERAYFESLALKEEGKLCPEHVPEVYHFDRVMSLIGMRYLEPPHIILRKGLIAGVEYPLLAEHISDFMANTLFFTSLLFRSTTEHKRDVAEFCGNVELCRLTEQVVFSDPYKVSEYNRWTSPDLDRDAEAVREDNLLKLEVAELKSKFCERAQALIHGDLHSGSVMVTRESTQVIDPEFAFYGPMGFDIGAYLGNLILAYYSQDGHADQANDRKGYKEWILKSIEDTWNLFHDKFTGLWEKHRNGAGEAYLPAIYNNPEVQLLVQKKYMTDLFHDSLGFGAAKMIRRIVGVAHVEDLESIADAGKRATCERRALNFAKMILKERRKFESISEIVSAIQQF; from the exons ATGTCTAATTTCTCCGAGTTCCAACCATTGAACGAGAACACACTCATTGAATACATAAAATCCATCCCTGCACTTTCATCCAAACTTAACAACAATTTCTCCGACATTTCCGTTAAAGAAGTCGGCGATGGCAACCTCAATTTCGTCTTCATTGTTTCCAACTCCACCGGTTCCCTCGTTATCAAACAG GCTCTTCCGTATGTTCGTTGCATAGGAGAATCATGGCCGATGACGAAAGAGAGAGCTTATTTTGAGTCGTTGGCTTTGAAAGAAGAGGGGAAACTGTGTCCGGAACATGTACCGGAGGTTTATCATTTTGATCGGGTTATGTCTTTGATTGGTATGCGGTATTTGGAGCCACCGCATATAATTCTCAGGAAAGGCTTGATTGCTGGTGTTGAGTATCCTTTGTTGGCCGAACATATTTCGGATTTCATGGCCAACACGCTCTTTTTTACTTCTCTGCTTTTTCGTTCTACTACCGAGCATAAACGGGATG TGGCCGAATTTTGCGGGAATGTGGAGTTATGCAGGCTGACCGAGCAGGTTGTTTTTTCTGACCCATATAAAGTTTCTGAATATAATCGCTGGACTTCCCCTGATCTTGATCGCGATGCTGAGGCTGTTCGGGAAGACAATCTACTGAAGCTTGAAGTTGCTGAGCTGAAATCAAA GTTCTGTGAGAGGGCTCAGGCACTAATACACGGAGATCTACACTCTGGTTCAGTGATGGTTACTCGTGAGTCAACTCAAGTTATTGATCCGGAATTTGCATTTTATGGACCAATGGGTTTTGACATTGGAGCATACCTGGGAAACTTAATTCTGGCTTACTATTCTCAAGACGGGCATGCTGATCAAGCAAACGATCGAAAA GGATATAAGGAATGGATTCTTAAGTCAATTGAAGACACTTGGAATCTTTTCCACGATAAATTCACTGGACTTTGGGAAAAGCATAGAAATGGTGCTGGCGAGGCATATCTTCCAGCAATCTATAATAATCCTGAGGTTCAGCTGCTCGTACAGAAGAAATACATGACAGATTTGTTTCATGATAGTCTTGGATTTGGTGCTGCTAAAATGATAAG GAGAATTGTTGGCGTAGCACATGTTGAGGATCTTGAATCCATTGCTGATGCTGGTAAACGAGCAACCTGTGAACGGAGGGCACTTAATTTCGCTAAgatgattctcaaagaaagaagaaaatttgagagTATTTCTGAAATTGTCTCGGCAATTCAACAGTTTTAG
- the LOC131643334 gene encoding uncharacterized protein LOC131643334: MHVLCSFLALLAIIHGIQAVDYTVTNTALSTTGGVRFRDQIGDEYATQTLDSATQFIWKVFQEENPTDQKDVQKVSLFIDDMDGVAFTSNNEIHVSARYVNGYNGDVKNEITGVLYHEMTHVWQWNGNGAANGGLIEGIADYVRLKANFAPSHWVKDGQGDKWDHGYDVTARFLDYCDSLRNGFVAELNKLMKSGYSDDFFSQLLGKTVDQLWTEYKAKYGNIA; encoded by the exons ATGCATGTCCTTTGTTCTTTCTTAGCACTCCTTGCTATTATACATGGAATTCAAGCAGTTGATTACACTGTCACCAACACTGCTCTCTCTACTACAG GTGGAGTTCGATTCCGTGATCAAATAGGAGATGAATACGCGACACAAACCCTAGACTCCGCGACACAATTCATATGGAAAGTATTTCAAGAAGAAAACCCTACCGACCAAAAAGACGTTCAAAAGGTGAGTTTATTCATCGACGACATGGACGGAGTTGCGTTTACTAGCAACAACGAAATTCATGTGAGTGCAAGATATGTTAATGGCTACAACGGAGATGTGAAAAATGAGATTACAGGAGTACTGTATCATGAAATGACACATGTTTGGCAGTGGAATGGGAATGGTGCAGCAAATGGTGGATTGATTGAAGGTATAGCAGATTATGTGAGATTGAAAGCAAATTTTGCACCAAGTCATTGGGTTAAAGATGGACAAGGTGATAAATGGGATCATGGTTATGATGTTACAGCTCGTTTTTTGGATTATTGTGATAGTTTAAGAAATGGGTTTGTAGCAGAGTTGAATAAGTTGATGAAGAGTGGTTATAGTGATGATTTCTTTTCTCAGCTTTTGGGGAAGACAGTTGATCAGTTGTGGACAGAGTATAAGGCAAAGTATGGCAATATAGCTTAA
- the LOC131643336 gene encoding equilibrative nucleotide transporter 1-like isoform X1, giving the protein MVTLQHDNNNNSIIESTLLLPSSSSTKKKAPQDTWNLAYIIYFTLGIGYLFPWNSFITAVDYFSYLYPQASVDRIFAIVSTLISLSGLFLIILNGHKSHAYVRINVGLALFVVSLVIVPLLDVVYVKGRVGLNNGFYVTVGAVGVSSVANALVQGSVVGSAGELPERYTQAVVVGNSASGILVSFLRIFTKAVYTQDESGLQKSANVYFFVSIVTMLICIVLYNVAQKLPVMKYYNELKIQAIAAEEDVGPLTGSVWRLTVWDTVRTIKWYGFGIMLIYVVTLAIFPGYITEDVHSQVLKDWYPILLITCFNVFDFVGKSLTAVYLLKNAKIAVGCCIVRLLFFPLFFGCLHGPKFFRTEISVTLLTCLLGLTNGYLTSVLMILAPKTVKLQHAEIAGIVSVLFLVFGLAVGSIVSWFWVI; this is encoded by the exons ATGGTCACTCTACaacacgacaacaacaacaacagtatcATTGAATCAACCCTTCTTCTtccttcatcttcaagtacaaagAAAAAAGCACCACAAGACACATGGAACTTAGCATACATAATCTACTTCACACTTGGAATCGGTTACTTATTCCCATGGAATTCATTCATTACAGCTGTTGACTACTTCTCTTACCTTTACCCTCAAGCAAGCGTTGACCGTATTTTTGCTATAGTTTCCACACTCATTAGTCTTTCTGGTCTCTTCCTCATCATCCTTAACGGACACAAATCTCATGCTTATGTAAGGATCAATGTCGGCCTTGCTTTGTTTGTTGTTTCTCTAGTTATTGTTCCTTTGCTTGATGTTGTTTATGTTAAGGGTCGTGTTGGGTTGAATAATGGATTCTATGTTACTGTTGGGGCGGTTGGAGTTTCCAGTGTGGCTAATGCTTTGGTGCAGGGTTCTGTTGTTGGATCCGCCGGTGAGTTGCCGGAGAGATACACGCAGGCTGTCGTCGTTGGAAATTCTGCATCTG GTATACTTGTTTCTTTCCTGAGGATATTTACGAAAGCTGTTTACACACAGGATGAGTCCGGCTTGCAAAAGAGTGCAAATGTCTACTTTTTTGTATCAATTGTGACAATGTTAATATGCATAGTTTTATACAATGTAGCACAAAAGCTTCCTGTTATGAAGTACTATAACGAACTTAAGATTCAAGCAATCGCTGCGGAGGAAGACGTCGGTCCTTTGACAGGATCTGTATGGAGGTTAACTGTATGGGATACTGTAAGAACAATCAAGTGGTATGGATTTGGCATCATGCTCATTTACGTTGTGACACTTGCGATATTTCCGGGTTACATTACGGAGGATGTCCACTCACAGGTTCTTAAGGATTGGTATCCGATTCTCTTGATTACTTGCTTTAATGTGTTCGACTTTGTTGGCAAAAGTCTTACTGCAGTATACCTATTAAAGAATGCGAAAATTGCAGTAGGTTGTTGCATAGTGAGACTGTTgtttttccctcttttttttgGATGCTTGCACGGTCCGAAATTCTTCCGGACAGAGATTTCAGTGACATTGCTGACTTGTCTCTTAGGGCTTACAAATGGATACTTGACTAGTGTGTTGATGATTTTGGCTCCTAAAACTGTAAAGTTGCAGCATGCAGAGATTGCAGGGATTGTGAGTGTGTTGTTCTTAGTTTTTGGTTTGGCTGTTGGGTCTATTGTATCTTGGTTTTGGGTCATTTGA
- the LOC131643336 gene encoding equilibrative nucleotide transporter 1-like isoform X2 gives MVTLQHDNNNNSIIESTLLLPSSSSTKKKAPQDTWNLAYIIYFTLGIGYLFPWNSFITAVDYFSYLYPQASVDRIFAIVSTLISLSGLFLIILNGHKSHAYGSVVGSAGELPERYTQAVVVGNSASGILVSFLRIFTKAVYTQDESGLQKSANVYFFVSIVTMLICIVLYNVAQKLPVMKYYNELKIQAIAAEEDVGPLTGSVWRLTVWDTVRTIKWYGFGIMLIYVVTLAIFPGYITEDVHSQVLKDWYPILLITCFNVFDFVGKSLTAVYLLKNAKIAVGCCIVRLLFFPLFFGCLHGPKFFRTEISVTLLTCLLGLTNGYLTSVLMILAPKTVKLQHAEIAGIVSVLFLVFGLAVGSIVSWFWVI, from the exons ATGGTCACTCTACaacacgacaacaacaacaacagtatcATTGAATCAACCCTTCTTCTtccttcatcttcaagtacaaagAAAAAAGCACCACAAGACACATGGAACTTAGCATACATAATCTACTTCACACTTGGAATCGGTTACTTATTCCCATGGAATTCATTCATTACAGCTGTTGACTACTTCTCTTACCTTTACCCTCAAGCAAGCGTTGACCGTATTTTTGCTATAGTTTCCACACTCATTAGTCTTTCTGGTCTCTTCCTCATCATCCTTAACGGACACAAATCTCATGCTTAT GGTTCTGTTGTTGGATCCGCCGGTGAGTTGCCGGAGAGATACACGCAGGCTGTCGTCGTTGGAAATTCTGCATCTG GTATACTTGTTTCTTTCCTGAGGATATTTACGAAAGCTGTTTACACACAGGATGAGTCCGGCTTGCAAAAGAGTGCAAATGTCTACTTTTTTGTATCAATTGTGACAATGTTAATATGCATAGTTTTATACAATGTAGCACAAAAGCTTCCTGTTATGAAGTACTATAACGAACTTAAGATTCAAGCAATCGCTGCGGAGGAAGACGTCGGTCCTTTGACAGGATCTGTATGGAGGTTAACTGTATGGGATACTGTAAGAACAATCAAGTGGTATGGATTTGGCATCATGCTCATTTACGTTGTGACACTTGCGATATTTCCGGGTTACATTACGGAGGATGTCCACTCACAGGTTCTTAAGGATTGGTATCCGATTCTCTTGATTACTTGCTTTAATGTGTTCGACTTTGTTGGCAAAAGTCTTACTGCAGTATACCTATTAAAGAATGCGAAAATTGCAGTAGGTTGTTGCATAGTGAGACTGTTgtttttccctcttttttttgGATGCTTGCACGGTCCGAAATTCTTCCGGACAGAGATTTCAGTGACATTGCTGACTTGTCTCTTAGGGCTTACAAATGGATACTTGACTAGTGTGTTGATGATTTTGGCTCCTAAAACTGTAAAGTTGCAGCATGCAGAGATTGCAGGGATTGTGAGTGTGTTGTTCTTAGTTTTTGGTTTGGCTGTTGGGTCTATTGTATCTTGGTTTTGGGTCATTTGA
- the LOC131643335 gene encoding elongator complex protein 3 has product MAAAMVAEARKAPRPGKGGFEGHGLTEEEARVRAIAEIVNSMVDLSHKGHKVDLNALKSAACRKYGLSRAPKLVEMIAALPDSEREVLLPKLRAKPVRTASGIAVVAVMSKPHRCPHIATTGNICVYCPGGPDSDFEYSTQSYTGYEPTSMRAIRARYNPYVQTRGRIDQLKRLGHSVDKVEFILMGGTFMSLPADYRDYFIRNLHDALSGHTSANVEEAVTYSEHSATKCIGMTIETRPDYCLGPHLRQMLSYGCTRLEIGVQSTYEDVARDTNRGHTVAAVADCFCLAKDAGFKVVAHMMPDLPNVGVERDMESFREFFESPKFRADGLKIYPTLVIRGTGLYELWKTGRYRNYPPEQLVDIIARILAMVPPWTRVYRVQRDIPMPLVTSGVEKGNLRELALARMEDLGLKCRDVRTREAGIQDIHHQIKPEEVELVRRDYTANEGWETFLSYEDTRQDILVGLLRLRRCGRNTTCPELMGKCSIIRELHVYGTAVPVHGRDSDKLQHQGYGTLLMEEAERIAWKEHRSTKIGVISGVGTRHYYRKLGYELEGPYMVKYLL; this is encoded by the exons ATGGCGGCTGCAATGGTAGCAGAGGCGAGAAAGGCACCACGACCAGGTAAGGGCGGCTTCGAAGGCCACGGCCTCACCGAAGAGGAAGCGCGCGTGCGAGCCATAGCAGAGATAGTAAACTCCATGGTCGACCTATCTCACAAAGGCCACAAAGTGGATCTCAACGCTCTCAAGTCCGCCGCGTGCCGTAAGTACGGCCTCTCACGCGCCCCCAAACTCGTCGAGATGATCGCCGCTCTACCTGACTCCGAACGAGAGGTTCTCCTCCCTAAACTCCGAGCTAAACCCGTCCGAACTGCTTCTGGAATCGCCGTTGTTGCTGTCATGTCGAAGCCTCACCGGTGTCCTCACATTGCTACCACTGGTAACATTTGTGTCTACTGCCCTGGTGGTCCTGATTCGGATTTTGAATATAGTACTCAGTCTTACACAGGTTATGAACCTACCAGTATGCGCGCAATTCGAGCGAG GTATAACCCTTATGTTCAGACAAGAGGTAGGATAGATCAGCTCAAGCGATTAGGTCACAGTGTAGACAAG GTTGAGTTTATATTAATGGGTGGAACTTTCATGTCTCTTCCGGCGGATTACCGTGATTACTTTATAAGGAATCTTCATGATGCTTTGTCGGGTCACACCTCTGCTAATGTAGAGGAGGCGGTAACGTATTCTGAGCATAGTGCAACCAAGTGTATTGGCATGACAATTGAAAC GAGGCCAGATTATTGTCTCGGGCCACATTTGCGACAGATGCTTTCTTATGGTTGTACACGATTGGAGATTGGAGTTCAAAGTACCTATGAGGATGTTGCCCGTGACACTAATAGAGGACATACTGTTGCTGCTGTAGCTGATTGTTTTTGCCTGGCTAAAGATGCCGGTTTCAAG GTTGTTGCTCACATGATGCCTGATCTTCCAAATGTTGGTGTTGAAAGGGACATGGAAAGTTTCCGAGAGTTTTTTGAAAGTCCCAAGTTTAGAGCAGATGGGCTTAAAATATACCCCACTCTTGTAATTCGCGGAACTGGGCTTTATGAGCTCTGGAAAACTGGCAG GTATAGAAATTATCCACCTGAGCAACTTGTGGACATCATAGCAAGGATCCTTGCAATGGTACCTCCGTGGACACGTGTTTATAGAGTTCAGCGCGATATTCCGATGCCTTTGGTTACTTCTGGGGTTGAGAAAGGGAATCTAAGGGAGTTAGCATTAGCTAGAATGGAAGATTTGGGATTAAAATGTCGTGATGTTCGGACCAGAGAAGCTGGAATTCAG GATATTCATCACCAAATTAAGCCAGAAGAGGTTGAACTTGTTCGTCGTGATTATACAGCAAATGAAGGTTGGGAAACATTTCTGTCATATGAAGATACGCGGCAG GATATCCTCGTTGGTTTGTTGAGACTGCGAAGATGTGGCCGAAACACTACTTGTCCAGAGCTTATGGGAAAATGTTCTATTATTCGGGAGCTCCATGTTTATGGAACCGCTGTACCAGTTCATGGAAGGGATTCTGACAAGCTACAACACCAG GGTTATGGTACGCTTCTTATGGAGGAGGCTGAACGGATTGCTTGGAAAGAACACAGATCAACTAAGATAGGTGTAATTTCTGGGGTTGGCACGCGCCATTACTACCGAAAATTGGGATATGAACTTGAAGGGCCATACATGGTGAAATATCTATTGTAA